The Dendropsophus ebraccatus isolate aDenEbr1 chromosome 3, aDenEbr1.pat, whole genome shotgun sequence genome includes a region encoding these proteins:
- the LOC138786779 gene encoding uncharacterized protein, with amino-acid sequence MASLAKRQLAAKMIKLAIEMKQQKEQRPAKRKRRLWTKEWLQQRDNLTHMPLLAELTDTQAEDYRNYLRMSEESFLQLLSLVKPFIQKKDTVMRQSIPPEQRLTATLRFLATGKSLQDLRLATAMSQPTLSKVIPETCEAIVLALKDEYFKFPKTAEEWMTVAHGFEEHWQFPNCGGSLDGKHIRISQPPNSGSFFYNYKGYFSVILMALVNANYEFMMVDVGRNGSVSDGGVLELTKFFTMLRDNKLALPSNQETKENLNFVFVGDEAFPLHPHLMKPFPQKNLTPQKKVFNYRLSRARRVVENAFGILANRFRIFHTAINLKPEKIEKVVLACCVLHNYLRRNDSAHYSPPCMLDTDDCTNAEWRQESPALAPLESVTLSRPSDCAIQCRDRYLHYFNNEGAVSWQNAI; translated from the exons ATGGCTAGCTTAGCTAAAAGACAACTTGCTGCCAAGATGATAAAGTTGGCGATTGAGATGAAGCAGCAGAAGGAACAAAGACCGGCAAAACGTAAGAGACGACTTTGGACAAAGGAGTGGCTACAACAGCGTGATAACCTTACACATATGCCACTCTTGGCCGAGCTTACGGACACACAGGCGGAGGATTACCGGAATTATTTACGAATGTCAGAGGAGTCTTTCTTACAACTACTTTCTTTGGTAAAgccatttatacagaaaaaagACACAGTAATGCGGCAGTCAATCCCACCGGAACAGCGGCTTACTGCAACATTGCGTTTTTTGGCTACGGGGAAATCGTTGCAGGACCTTCGTCTCGCAACGGCCATGTCGCAGCCAACACTGTCAAAGGTGATCCCGGAGACGTGTGAAGCCATTGTCTTGGCATTGAAGGATGAATATTTCAAG TTTCCCAAGACTGCCGAAGAATGGATGACTGTCGCACATGGCTTTGAAGAACACTGGCAATTCCCAAACTGTGGTGGTTCGCTGGACGGGAAACACATCAGGATCTCTCAGCCGCCTAACTCCGGGTCATTCTTCTACAATTACAAAGGATATTTTTCAGTCATTTTAATGGCATTAGTTAATGCAAACTATGAATTTATGATGGTCGATGTTGGCCGAAACGGTAGCGTTTCCGATGGAGGCGTTCTAGAGCTCACCAAATTTTTCACCATGCTTCGGGACAATAAACTTGCCTTGCCATCCAATCAGGAAActaaagaaaatttaaattttgttTTTGTTGGTGATGAGGCGTTTCCACTTCATCCACATTTAATGAAACCATTTCCTCAAAAAAATCTTACACCCCAAAAGAAAGTCTTCAATTATCGGCTTTCTCGTGCACGCCGAGTGGTGGAAAATGCTTTTGGAATATTGGCCAATCGTTTTCGTATTTTTCACACTGCCATTAATCTAAAGCCAGAAAAGATAGAGAAGGTTGTGCTTGCATgttgtgttctccacaactacttACGGAGAAATGACAGTGCTCACTACAGTCCACCATGCATGCTTGACACGGACGATTGTACCAATGCTGAGTGGCGGCAAGAAAGTCCTGCACTGGCTCCTCTGGAATCCGTCACATTGAGCCGTCCAAGTGATTGTGCAATTCAATGCCGTGATCGTTACCTGCATTATTTCAATAATGAAGGCGCTGTGTCATGGCAAAATGCTATCTAA